Proteins co-encoded in one Arthrobacter sp. ERGS1:01 genomic window:
- the thrS gene encoding threonine--tRNA ligase: MPVDTQITIQVDGVATTVATGTTGAELFFERREVVVARVDGVLKDLDQPLAEGAVVEGVTIDSPDGLNVLRHSTAHVMAQAVQQLRPDAKLGIGPYITDGFYFDFDVAEPFTPEDLKTLEKMMLKIVNQNQKFARRVVTEDEAREAMANEPYKLELLGKASDADAAGEGVNVEVGAGDITIYDNIDRKSGDVLWCDLCRGPHLQNTKLISNAFALTRSSAAYWLGNQANQQLQRIYGTAWPTKDALKAYQERIAEAERRDHRKLGVELDLFSFPDELGSGLPVFHPKGGIIRKEMEDYSRQRHVDAGYEFVYTPHITKGHLYEVSGHLDWYRDGMFPPMHVDAELNEDGTVRKPGQDYYLKPMNCPMHNLIFRSRGRSYRELPLRLFEFGSVYRYEKSGVVHGLTRVRGMTQDDAHIYCTKEQMKDELTTTLNFVLGLLKDYGLDDFYLELSTKDPEKFVGDDDAWEEATNTLAEVAQASGLELVPDPGGAAFYGPKISVQAKDALGRTWQMSTIQLDFNLPERFELEYQAADGTRQRPVMIHRALFGSVERFMGVLTEHYAGAFPAWLSPVQVVAIPVAEAFNDYMYDVVAQLKKAGIRAEVDISSDRFPKKIRTASKDKIPFVLIAGGDDADANAVSFRFRDGSQDNGVPVEEAVSRIVEAVRNRTA; this comes from the coding sequence GTGCCAGTGGATACACAGATCACCATTCAAGTCGACGGCGTAGCGACGACGGTGGCCACCGGCACCACCGGAGCGGAGCTGTTCTTCGAACGCCGCGAGGTCGTTGTTGCCCGTGTTGACGGGGTTTTGAAGGACCTGGACCAGCCGTTGGCCGAGGGCGCCGTCGTCGAGGGCGTCACGATTGACTCCCCGGACGGGCTGAACGTGCTCCGCCACTCCACCGCCCACGTCATGGCCCAGGCCGTGCAGCAGCTGCGCCCCGACGCCAAGCTCGGCATCGGACCGTACATCACCGACGGTTTCTACTTCGACTTCGACGTCGCCGAGCCCTTCACGCCCGAGGATCTGAAGACCCTTGAAAAGATGATGCTCAAGATCGTCAACCAGAACCAAAAATTCGCCCGCCGCGTGGTCACCGAGGACGAGGCCCGCGAGGCCATGGCCAACGAACCCTACAAGCTTGAACTGCTGGGCAAGGCCTCCGACGCCGACGCCGCCGGTGAGGGCGTGAACGTCGAAGTTGGCGCCGGCGACATCACCATCTACGACAACATCGACCGCAAGAGCGGCGACGTCTTGTGGTGCGATCTGTGCCGCGGCCCGCACCTGCAAAACACGAAGCTGATCTCCAACGCCTTCGCCCTGACTCGCAGCTCCGCCGCGTACTGGCTGGGCAACCAGGCCAACCAGCAGTTGCAGCGCATCTACGGCACGGCCTGGCCCACCAAGGACGCCCTGAAGGCATACCAGGAGCGCATCGCCGAGGCCGAGCGCCGCGACCACCGCAAGCTCGGCGTCGAACTTGACCTGTTCTCCTTCCCCGACGAGCTGGGCTCCGGCCTGCCCGTCTTCCACCCCAAGGGCGGCATCATCCGCAAGGAGATGGAGGACTACTCCCGCCAGCGCCACGTGGACGCCGGTTACGAGTTCGTCTACACGCCGCACATCACCAAGGGCCACCTGTACGAGGTGTCCGGCCACCTGGACTGGTACCGCGACGGCATGTTCCCGCCCATGCACGTGGACGCCGAACTGAACGAGGACGGCACCGTCCGCAAGCCCGGCCAGGACTACTACCTCAAGCCGATGAACTGCCCCATGCACAACCTGATCTTCCGCTCCCGCGGGCGTTCCTACCGCGAACTGCCGCTGCGCCTGTTCGAGTTCGGCTCCGTGTACCGCTACGAGAAGTCCGGCGTGGTGCACGGCCTGACCCGCGTGCGCGGCATGACACAGGACGACGCCCACATCTACTGCACCAAGGAGCAGATGAAGGATGAGCTCACCACCACGCTGAACTTCGTGTTGGGGCTGCTGAAGGACTACGGCCTGGACGACTTCTACCTGGAACTCTCCACGAAGGACCCCGAGAAGTTCGTCGGCGACGACGACGCCTGGGAGGAAGCCACCAACACGCTGGCCGAAGTTGCCCAGGCCTCCGGGCTGGAACTGGTGCCGGATCCGGGTGGAGCCGCGTTCTACGGCCCCAAGATCTCCGTGCAGGCCAAGGATGCGCTGGGCCGCACCTGGCAGATGTCCACGATCCAGCTGGACTTCAACCTGCCCGAGCGCTTTGAGCTCGAATACCAGGCCGCCGACGGCACCCGCCAGCGCCCCGTCATGATCCACCGGGCCCTGTTCGGCTCCGTGGAACGCTTCATGGGCGTGCTGACCGAGCACTACGCCGGCGCGTTCCCGGCCTGGCTCTCACCCGTCCAGGTGGTGGCCATCCCCGTCGCCGAGGCGTTCAACGACTACATGTACGACGTCGTCGCCCAGCTGAAGAAGGCCGGCATCCGTGCCGAGGTGGACATCTCCAGCGACAGGTTCCCGAAGAAGATCCGCACCGCCAGCAAGGACAAGATCCCGTTCGTGCTGATTGCCGGCGGGGACGACGCCGACGCCAACGCGGTCTCCTTCCGCTTCCGTGACGGCAGCCAGGACAACGGCGTGCCCGTTGAAGAGGCCGTGTCCCGGATCGTCGAGGCCGTCCGCAACCGGACCGCCTAG
- a CDS encoding mycoredoxin, protein MEYTPEAGTITMFSTVWCGYCKRLKKQLEAKGIGYTEINIEETPGTAELVEQLNNGNQTVPTIIYPDGSAATNPSLNDVMAKLGV, encoded by the coding sequence GTGGAATACACCCCCGAAGCCGGCACCATCACCATGTTTTCCACCGTTTGGTGCGGATACTGCAAGCGTTTGAAGAAGCAGTTGGAGGCCAAGGGCATCGGCTACACCGAGATCAACATCGAGGAGACCCCCGGCACCGCGGAACTGGTGGAACAGCTCAACAACGGCAACCAGACCGTCCCCACCATCATTTACCCGGACGGCTCGGCCGCCACCAACCCCTCGTTGAACGACGTCATGGCTAAACTGGGCGTCTAG
- a CDS encoding DedA family protein has protein sequence MAIGAGICDQIIFHPRGFHALMMDSIGSLPFIWAFCILFVIVMLRSNATYWAGRGVAAGGRKTRMQKYLDSQAVLRAEKAIARWGAPAVSVSFLTIGVQTAVNMAAGLGRMPLRRYIPATVVGSLAWATIYATIGLAAFDAAVAAAAGSPFALLALLVLAVAAVFTVRRIRRSLRRKLAATAPDDRLATPSEPATSPATASPAAAHEPNS, from the coding sequence GTGGCTATTGGCGCAGGAATCTGTGACCAAATTATTTTTCACCCCAGGGGGTTCCACGCGCTCATGATGGACAGCATCGGCTCCCTTCCGTTCATTTGGGCATTTTGCATCCTGTTCGTCATCGTGATGCTGCGCTCCAACGCGACCTATTGGGCCGGGCGCGGCGTTGCCGCCGGCGGCCGCAAGACCAGGATGCAAAAGTACCTCGACTCCCAGGCCGTGCTCCGGGCGGAGAAGGCCATTGCCCGGTGGGGCGCCCCGGCCGTCAGCGTGAGCTTTTTGACCATTGGCGTGCAGACCGCCGTGAACATGGCCGCGGGCCTGGGCCGGATGCCGCTGCGGCGCTACATCCCGGCCACCGTGGTTGGCTCGCTGGCCTGGGCCACCATCTACGCCACGATCGGCCTGGCCGCCTTTGATGCCGCCGTCGCGGCCGCCGCCGGATCGCCGTTTGCACTGCTTGCCCTGCTGGTCCTCGCGGTTGCGGCGGTGTTCACGGTCCGCCGAATCCGGCGCTCACTCCGCCGGAAGCTGGCTGCAACCGCCCCGGACGACCGCCTGGCCACGCCGTCGGAGCCCGCCACCTCACCCGCAACAGCATCGCCCGCCGCCGCGCACGAGCCGAACTCCTAG
- a CDS encoding GNAT family N-acetyltransferase — MTDMVTLIAKTTPLERELKTTSRTVKESDLPRLGELYFTAYDPGLAGDSLQAAMEDMQASLTGKYGQFLPNASHVALDDDGKIVAAVLVVERAIGDDTPEAPFIIELFTDRDHRRRGLAEDLVLATMDTLFNDGQRDVALRVEASNSAALALYLSLDFRRWSPEENDD; from the coding sequence ATGACGGACATGGTCACCCTCATCGCTAAAACCACACCCCTTGAGCGGGAGCTTAAGACTACGTCCCGAACCGTCAAAGAATCCGACCTGCCGCGCCTCGGCGAACTGTACTTCACGGCCTACGACCCCGGACTGGCCGGCGACTCGCTGCAGGCCGCCATGGAGGACATGCAGGCGTCCCTGACGGGAAAATACGGGCAGTTCCTGCCCAACGCCTCCCATGTGGCCTTGGATGACGACGGCAAGATCGTCGCCGCGGTCCTCGTCGTTGAGCGCGCGATCGGTGACGACACTCCCGAGGCGCCCTTCATCATCGAATTGTTCACCGATCGTGACCACCGCCGCCGCGGCCTGGCCGAGGACCTGGTGCTGGCCACCATGGACACCTTGTTCAACGACGGCCAACGGGATGTGGCCCTGCGGGTGGAGGCTTCCAACTCCGCCGCACTCGCCCTGTACCTGTCCCTCGACTTCCGGCGCTGGTCACCGGAAGAAAACGACGACTGA
- the pgsA gene encoding phosphatidylinositol phosphate synthase yields MLNKYARALFAAIFTPVAALLVRLKVSPDAVTIVGTLGVAGGALIGYPLGQLFWGTVVITVFVFSDIIDGLMARMLGRSGKWGAFLDSTLDRVGDGAVFAGIVIWFYTGGNNHFIAAMALTCLVLGSIVSYAKARAEGLGMTANVGIAERSDRLVVVLVATGLVGLGIPEAVLAVVLVLLAAASLVTIFQRVGTVRRQALGTTLPAEK; encoded by the coding sequence ATGCTGAACAAGTATGCCCGCGCACTCTTCGCGGCAATCTTCACCCCCGTGGCCGCGCTGCTGGTGCGCCTGAAGGTGTCCCCGGACGCCGTCACGATCGTGGGCACGCTCGGCGTTGCCGGCGGCGCGCTGATCGGCTACCCCCTGGGCCAGCTGTTCTGGGGCACCGTGGTGATCACCGTCTTCGTGTTCTCCGACATCATCGACGGGCTCATGGCGCGCATGTTGGGCCGTTCCGGAAAATGGGGTGCCTTCCTTGACTCCACCCTGGACCGGGTGGGCGACGGCGCAGTCTTTGCCGGCATCGTGATCTGGTTCTACACCGGTGGAAACAACCACTTCATTGCCGCCATGGCGCTGACCTGCCTGGTGCTCGGCTCCATCGTCTCCTACGCCAAGGCACGCGCCGAGGGGCTGGGGATGACCGCGAACGTCGGCATTGCCGAACGCTCCGACCGGCTCGTCGTGGTCCTCGTGGCGACCGGGCTGGTGGGCCTGGGCATCCCCGAAGCCGTGCTCGCCGTCGTGCTTGTCCTGCTGGCCGCGGCAAGCCTCGTGACGATCTTCCAGCGCGTGGGCACGGTACGCCGCCAGGCCCTGGGAACCACCCTTCCCGCCGAGAAGTAA
- a CDS encoding thioesterase family protein has product MQESTLSTASDATSYYRHLGGNQFESTIHTQGAWNPHEQHMAPVSGLLVHVLEQFAPREGMRLARFNFDILGLIPAGPFTVEATMLRPGKTIELVQAELIAHGRPAVRVTAWRMQTGDTTAVQACEDASLGSPEDAEPWDGMTIWPGGFIRSLEGRVAPGHRPGRGRTWLRSPYSMLDGEPTSALVRLLGLVDSANGISTRVDPGPGSYMFPNVDLSLHIHREPVGEWLGLETRVTFAGDGIGLTSAVLHDETGPFGRSEQILTVRPVPAVKEG; this is encoded by the coding sequence ATGCAGGAATCCACTTTGTCGACGGCCAGTGACGCCACGTCGTACTATCGCCACCTGGGCGGCAACCAGTTCGAGTCAACCATCCACACGCAGGGTGCCTGGAACCCGCACGAACAGCACATGGCCCCCGTATCCGGGCTGCTGGTGCACGTGCTGGAGCAGTTCGCGCCCCGGGAGGGCATGCGCCTGGCCCGGTTCAACTTCGACATCCTCGGCCTGATCCCGGCCGGACCCTTCACCGTCGAGGCCACCATGCTGCGCCCCGGCAAGACCATCGAACTGGTCCAGGCCGAGCTGATCGCCCACGGCCGCCCCGCCGTACGCGTCACGGCCTGGCGCATGCAGACCGGCGACACGACGGCGGTCCAGGCGTGCGAGGACGCGTCCTTGGGCAGCCCCGAGGACGCCGAACCGTGGGACGGCATGACGATCTGGCCCGGCGGCTTCATCAGGTCCCTGGAAGGGCGGGTGGCTCCCGGCCATCGGCCCGGGCGGGGCCGCACCTGGCTGCGCAGCCCCTATTCCATGCTCGACGGCGAACCCACCTCGGCGCTGGTCCGCCTCCTGGGACTCGTGGACAGTGCCAACGGGATCTCGACCCGCGTGGATCCGGGTCCCGGCAGCTACATGTTCCCCAACGTCGATCTGTCCCTGCACATCCACCGCGAACCGGTCGGGGAATGGTTGGGGCTTGAAACGCGGGTGACGTTCGCCGGCGACGGGATCGGCCTGACGTCGGCGGTGCTCCACGACGAGACGGGCCCGTTCGGCCGGTCCGAACAAATACTTACCGTCCGCCCCGTCCCCGCAGTTAAGGAAGGCTAG
- a CDS encoding S-(hydroxymethyl)mycothiol dehydrogenase, protein MVHKVQGAVVRSAGAPVTLETVLVPDPGPGEALVDILTSGVCHTDLHYKQGGISDDFPFLLGHEASGVVSAVGPDVTNVAPGDRVILNWRAVCGTCRACAKGQPQYCFNTANATQKMTLEDGTVLSPALGIGAFIEKTLVAAGQCTKVDDDVDPAAAGLLGCGVMAGLGAAINTGGVKRGDSVAVIGCGGVGAAAIAGAALAGATTVIAVDRNPQKLLATRALGATHTVNSAEEDAVAAIQKLTGGFGADVVIDAVGRPETYKQAFYARDLAGTVVLVGVPTPEMVLELPLLDVFGRGGSLKSSWYGDCLPSRDFPLLIDLYKQGRLDLDAFVTERITINDIEAAFAKMADGTVLRSVVVL, encoded by the coding sequence ATGGTTCACAAGGTTCAAGGCGCGGTAGTGCGCAGTGCGGGCGCGCCCGTCACCCTCGAGACCGTCCTGGTCCCGGATCCCGGACCCGGCGAAGCCCTGGTGGACATCCTCACCAGCGGTGTTTGCCACACCGACCTGCATTACAAACAAGGCGGCATCAGCGATGATTTCCCGTTCCTGCTGGGCCACGAGGCCTCGGGAGTGGTCAGCGCCGTAGGCCCGGACGTCACCAACGTGGCGCCGGGCGATCGGGTCATCCTGAACTGGCGCGCCGTTTGCGGCACCTGCCGGGCGTGCGCCAAGGGCCAGCCCCAGTACTGCTTCAACACGGCCAACGCCACACAGAAGATGACCCTCGAGGACGGTACCGTCCTCTCCCCCGCCCTGGGCATCGGCGCGTTCATTGAAAAGACGCTCGTCGCCGCCGGCCAGTGCACCAAGGTGGACGACGACGTCGATCCTGCCGCGGCGGGACTGCTGGGCTGCGGCGTCATGGCCGGGCTGGGTGCCGCCATCAACACCGGCGGGGTCAAGCGTGGGGACTCCGTGGCCGTGATCGGCTGCGGCGGAGTGGGCGCCGCAGCCATCGCCGGCGCCGCACTGGCCGGGGCCACCACGGTGATCGCCGTGGACAGGAATCCGCAAAAGCTTCTGGCCACCCGCGCTCTGGGCGCCACGCACACGGTCAACTCCGCGGAGGAGGACGCCGTGGCCGCCATCCAGAAACTCACCGGCGGGTTCGGGGCGGATGTGGTGATTGACGCCGTCGGACGCCCGGAGACGTACAAGCAGGCGTTCTATGCCCGCGACCTTGCCGGCACCGTGGTCCTGGTGGGCGTGCCCACGCCGGAGATGGTGTTGGAGCTGCCGCTGCTGGACGTGTTTGGCCGCGGCGGGTCGCTGAAGTCGTCCTGGTACGGCGACTGCCTGCCGTCCCGCGACTTCCCCCTGCTCATAGACCTGTACAAACAGGGCCGGCTGGACCTGGACGCATTCGTCACCGAACGCATCACCATCAACGACATCGAGGCCGCCTTCGCCAAAATGGCCGACGGCACCGTGCTGCGCTCCGTGGTGGTGCTCTAG
- a CDS encoding lipoate--protein ligase family protein: MSSNERALLAPVLSVHRQTQSLGAGADLNRGLDLLAEVRDGKRPAMLRLYRPEPTVAFGQRDTRLPGFAAATLASTARGFVPAVRRAGGRAAAYHQGTLVVDHIQPEADAIADAKPRFGFFGELFTEALRSLGVDAGVGEIPGEYCPGEYSVFGRGATGAVKLVGTAQRVVSGAWLFSSVIVVENSAPIREVLVDTYSALGLDWDPRTAGAAEDLVPGVTVDAVEAAVLAAYAQHAELLTEP; encoded by the coding sequence ATGAGCAGCAACGAACGCGCCCTGCTGGCGCCGGTACTTTCGGTTCACCGGCAAACCCAATCGCTCGGGGCCGGGGCCGACCTGAATCGCGGGCTGGACCTGCTGGCCGAGGTGAGGGACGGGAAACGGCCGGCCATGCTGCGCCTGTACCGCCCCGAACCCACCGTCGCCTTTGGCCAGCGGGACACCCGGCTCCCCGGTTTCGCCGCCGCAACCCTGGCGTCGACGGCGCGCGGCTTCGTGCCCGCCGTGCGGCGGGCCGGCGGCCGGGCCGCCGCCTACCACCAGGGCACCCTGGTGGTGGACCACATCCAGCCCGAGGCGGACGCCATTGCCGACGCCAAACCGCGGTTCGGCTTTTTCGGGGAGCTGTTCACCGAGGCGTTGCGCTCACTTGGCGTGGATGCCGGCGTCGGGGAAATCCCGGGGGAGTACTGCCCGGGCGAATACAGCGTGTTTGGCCGTGGCGCGACCGGTGCCGTGAAGCTCGTGGGCACCGCCCAGCGCGTCGTGTCGGGGGCCTGGCTGTTCAGCTCGGTGATCGTGGTGGAAAACTCCGCACCCATCCGTGAGGTGCTGGTGGACACGTACAGTGCGCTGGGCCTTGACTGGGATCCGCGCACCGCCGGTGCCGCCGAGGACCTTGTCCCCGGCGTCACCGTCGACGCCGTTGAGGCGGCCGTGTTGGCCGCCTACGCCCAGCATGCGGAACTGCTTACAGAGCCGTAA
- a CDS encoding VOC family protein: MDGLGWTPHQEVPGQVIFLQVNHGLILSLWNRAGMAAELGTDPGTLDPGHGIAPITLSQNVASPAEVDAVLAQARLAGAAVANPPRRQEWGGYSGYFADPDGFRWEIAFNPTWQVNDDGHVTV; the protein is encoded by the coding sequence GTGGACGGGCTGGGCTGGACCCCGCACCAGGAAGTGCCCGGGCAGGTCATTTTCCTCCAGGTCAACCACGGCCTGATCCTTTCGCTGTGGAACCGCGCCGGCATGGCCGCCGAGCTGGGCACGGACCCCGGCACACTGGACCCCGGCCATGGCATCGCGCCCATCACGCTGAGCCAAAACGTGGCCAGCCCCGCGGAGGTCGATGCCGTGCTTGCGCAGGCACGCCTCGCGGGCGCCGCCGTCGCCAATCCCCCGCGCCGGCAGGAATGGGGCGGGTACAGCGGCTACTTTGCCGATCCCGACGGCTTCCGCTGGGAGATCGCCTTCAACCCCACCTGGCAGGTCAACGACGACGGCCACGTCACCGTCTGA
- a CDS encoding LCP family protein, with amino-acid sequence MSLYEQLLTRDSHRKRRKRIFLSVVAAVAIVVLAVASYVVFIAVRANNDVMRSNALEGLTGVPKLGKDTNILVMGLDSRVDENGKPLSAALYSALDAGDQSIGGYNANVLMLIHIPADGAKATAISIPRDDYVQVEGIPGQSISAKIKEAYGYGLAAEQTALLKAGKPNDNASYQQAREAGRHAELATVSAFLGSVHIDHFVEVTMAGFYQVAEAVAPITVCLNRATQDTYSGADFKKGVQQIDAKQAMAFVRQRRDTTDPSYSFSDLDRERRQQAFIVSVIHQLKQAGTFTDIPKMEGVLNAVSHNIVVDSGLNLIDLAQQAGSITGGNISFSTLPITGFGTSPSGESINTVDVANVQATVKELLAPPKAAGTAPVTKAPAADSPSVPAPAQAPASKAPTSSTAKPAAKAPTVYSDWTGALQGGSIACVK; translated from the coding sequence ATGAGCCTGTACGAGCAACTGTTGACACGCGACAGCCACAGGAAGCGACGCAAGCGGATTTTCCTGAGCGTGGTGGCCGCCGTGGCGATCGTGGTCCTGGCCGTTGCCAGCTATGTGGTGTTCATCGCCGTCCGTGCCAACAACGACGTGATGCGCTCCAACGCCCTTGAGGGCCTGACGGGTGTGCCCAAGCTGGGCAAGGACACCAACATTCTGGTCATGGGGCTCGATTCCCGGGTCGACGAGAACGGCAAACCCCTTTCCGCGGCACTCTACAGTGCCCTCGACGCCGGGGATCAAAGCATCGGCGGCTACAACGCCAACGTGCTCATGCTCATCCACATCCCCGCGGACGGCGCGAAGGCGACAGCGATTTCGATCCCCCGCGACGACTACGTCCAGGTTGAGGGGATCCCCGGACAGTCCATCTCGGCCAAGATCAAGGAAGCCTACGGGTACGGGCTCGCTGCCGAGCAAACCGCATTGCTCAAGGCGGGCAAGCCCAACGACAACGCGAGCTATCAGCAGGCCCGCGAGGCCGGACGCCACGCCGAGCTGGCCACGGTCTCCGCATTTTTGGGCAGCGTCCACATAGACCACTTCGTGGAGGTCACGATGGCCGGCTTCTACCAGGTGGCCGAGGCCGTGGCACCCATCACCGTGTGCCTGAACCGTGCCACCCAGGACACGTACTCCGGCGCCGACTTCAAAAAGGGCGTCCAACAAATCGACGCCAAGCAGGCCATGGCGTTTGTCCGCCAGCGCAGGGACACCACCGACCCCAGCTACAGCTTCTCCGACCTTGACCGGGAACGGCGCCAGCAGGCCTTCATCGTCTCGGTGATCCACCAGCTCAAGCAGGCGGGCACCTTCACCGACATTCCGAAGATGGAAGGCGTGCTCAACGCCGTCAGCCACAACATCGTGGTCGACTCCGGGCTGAACCTGATCGACCTCGCCCAACAGGCCGGCTCCATCACGGGCGGCAACATCTCCTTCAGCACCCTGCCCATCACGGGCTTTGGCACCTCGCCCTCGGGCGAGTCCATCAACACCGTGGACGTCGCAAACGTCCAGGCCACCGTCAAGGAACTCCTGGCCCCTCCCAAGGCGGCCGGCACCGCGCCGGTCACGAAGGCGCCAGCCGCGGATTCGCCGTCGGTGCCGGCGCCGGCACAGGCACCGGCAAGCAAGGCCCCGACCTCCTCGACCGCCAAGCCGGCCGCCAAGGCCCCCACCGTGTACTCCGACTGGACGGGGGCGCTGCAGGGCGGCTCCATCGCCTGCGTGAAATAG
- a CDS encoding HIT family protein has translation MSEQGAASIQDDFELPGVPDAFQRLWTPHRLAYVKGGQEQVTGKDDCPFCVAPSRSDEESLIVYRGELAYVVLNLFPYNPGHLLVCPYRHVPDYTDLTLAETAEFAALSQQAMRVLRAVSNPSGFNLGMNQGVTGGAGIAAHLHQHIVPRWGGDGNFLPIIAGTKAITQTLGDARDQVAAAWAGVE, from the coding sequence GTGAGTGAGCAGGGTGCGGCGTCCATTCAGGATGACTTTGAGCTTCCGGGGGTGCCCGACGCCTTCCAACGGCTCTGGACGCCGCACCGGCTCGCTTATGTAAAAGGTGGCCAGGAGCAGGTCACCGGCAAGGACGACTGCCCGTTTTGCGTGGCACCGTCCCGCAGTGACGAAGAATCGCTGATAGTTTACCGCGGCGAACTGGCCTATGTGGTGCTGAACCTGTTTCCGTACAACCCCGGCCACCTGCTGGTGTGCCCGTACCGGCACGTGCCCGACTACACGGACCTGACGCTGGCGGAGACGGCCGAGTTTGCCGCCCTGTCCCAGCAGGCCATGCGCGTGCTGCGCGCGGTGTCCAACCCGTCGGGCTTCAACCTGGGCATGAACCAGGGCGTGACCGGGGGAGCGGGCATCGCCGCGCACCTGCACCAGCACATCGTGCCGCGGTGGGGTGGGGACGGGAACTTCCTGCCCATCATCGCGGGTACCAAGGCCATCACCCAAACACTCGGCGACGCCCGTGACCAGGTGGCCGCCGCCTGGGCCGGCGTCGAGTAG
- a CDS encoding SOS response-associated peptidase has product MCGRYAMTWTVGDLVAELEAEADANLELRASYNVAPTTDVPIVLERLVDGEPHRQVHVAQWGLVPRWAKDASVGVRAFNARTETVLDKPTFRSAVKARRCAVPVEGYYEWKKLPDGKGKQPYFVHSQDGSLTTFAGLYEWWKDPAKADGAEDQWLLSCTILTMPAPPDGELATLHDRLPVPMDADTMDAWLDPAAGEAATLVALVLSRAYGVAEGWILDPVSAAVGNVRNDGPELIEPIEPIV; this is encoded by the coding sequence ATGTGTGGACGATACGCAATGACCTGGACCGTGGGGGATTTGGTGGCCGAGCTGGAGGCCGAGGCCGACGCAAACCTTGAACTGCGGGCCTCCTACAACGTTGCGCCCACCACCGACGTGCCGATCGTCCTCGAACGGCTCGTCGACGGCGAACCGCACCGCCAGGTCCATGTTGCGCAATGGGGGCTGGTGCCGCGCTGGGCCAAGGACGCCTCGGTGGGCGTGCGGGCCTTCAATGCCAGGACCGAAACCGTCCTGGACAAGCCCACTTTCCGTTCCGCCGTCAAGGCCCGGCGGTGCGCGGTTCCCGTGGAGGGCTACTACGAGTGGAAAAAGCTGCCGGACGGCAAGGGAAAGCAGCCGTACTTCGTGCACAGCCAGGACGGCTCGCTGACCACTTTCGCGGGCCTCTACGAATGGTGGAAGGACCCGGCCAAGGCGGACGGGGCCGAGGACCAGTGGCTGCTCTCCTGCACCATCCTGACGATGCCGGCCCCGCCCGACGGCGAACTGGCCACCCTGCACGACCGGCTGCCGGTGCCCATGGACGCGGACACGATGGACGCATGGCTGGACCCGGCCGCCGGGGAGGCCGCAACCCTGGTGGCTCTGGTGTTGTCCCGGGCCTACGGGGTGGCCGAGGGCTGGATCCTGGACCCGGTGAGTGCGGCCGTGGGCAATGTGCGCAATGACGGCCCGGAACTGATCGAGCCGATCGAGCCGATCGTCTAG
- a CDS encoding MBL fold metallo-hydrolase has translation MAARIERLVTSGTFSLDGGTWDVDNNVWLVGDDAELLVIDPAHDPAAILEAVGGRTVKAVLLTHGHDDHIRFARQFAALAGAPVLMNPADQMLWDAVYPGTSPDGHISDGDTFEVAGTTLTALHTPGHSPGSTCFYAESLGTVFTGDTLFQGGPGATGRSFSDHPTIVASIRGRLLTLPAQTVVNTGHGDSTTIAAEAPGITAL, from the coding sequence GTGGCGGCGCGGATCGAGCGGCTGGTCACCTCGGGCACGTTCTCGCTCGACGGCGGCACCTGGGATGTGGACAACAACGTGTGGCTGGTGGGCGACGACGCCGAGCTCCTGGTGATCGACCCGGCCCACGACCCCGCGGCGATCCTCGAGGCCGTGGGCGGGCGCACCGTGAAGGCGGTGCTGCTGACCCACGGGCACGACGACCACATCCGCTTTGCCCGGCAATTTGCCGCGCTGGCGGGCGCACCCGTGCTCATGAACCCGGCGGACCAGATGCTCTGGGACGCCGTCTACCCCGGCACCAGCCCGGACGGGCACATCAGCGACGGGGACACATTTGAGGTGGCGGGCACAACCCTGACGGCACTGCACACGCCGGGCCACTCCCCCGGCTCCACCTGCTTTTATGCCGAGTCACTGGGCACGGTTTTCACCGGGGACACCCTGTTCCAGGGCGGGCCCGGCGCCACGGGACGGTCCTTTAGCGACCACCCCACCATCGTGGCCTCCATCAGGGGGCGGTTGCTGACCCTTCCGGCGCAGACGGTGGTCAACACCGGGCACGGTGACTCCACGACGATCGCCGCGGAGGCTCCGGGCATTACGGCTCTGTAA